A genome region from Chloroflexota bacterium includes the following:
- a CDS encoding YggS family pyridoxal phosphate-dependent enzyme has product MDEKAIAHAVKRILETLPTGVILVAAAKSRSAEEVRAAIRAGVCHVGHNYVQEAAQMIPLIPEPVHWHMIGHLQTNKVKSAMQLFDMVETVDSWRLAQEMEKRCAAIGKVMPVLIEVNSGHEATKTGVLPEEVEQLAWQLSTLPHIRLQGLMTMGPRFGNPEDARPYFRITREIFERLKVAHIPNVEMRYLSMGMSNSYLVAIEEGANMVRIGTLLFGEREG; this is encoded by the coding sequence ATGGATGAAAAAGCGATTGCGCATGCAGTGAAGCGTATCCTGGAGACGTTACCAACTGGTGTCATTCTGGTCGCTGCAGCCAAATCGCGCAGTGCGGAGGAAGTGCGCGCTGCCATACGTGCAGGGGTCTGCCACGTGGGCCATAACTACGTGCAGGAAGCAGCGCAGATGATCCCACTTATTCCCGAGCCGGTGCACTGGCACATGATCGGGCATTTGCAGACAAACAAAGTGAAAAGCGCAATGCAATTGTTCGACATGGTGGAGACAGTGGATTCATGGCGGCTGGCACAGGAGATGGAGAAACGCTGCGCGGCCATCGGTAAGGTGATGCCCGTTCTGATTGAGGTCAACAGCGGGCACGAGGCCACCAAGACCGGCGTGCTGCCGGAAGAAGTGGAGCAATTGGCGTGGCAATTGAGCACACTGCCGCACATTCGCTTGCAGGGCCTAATGACCATGGGCCCTCGCTTCGGCAACCCAGAAGACGCCCGCCCCTACTTTCGCATTACCAGGGAAATATTCGAACGCTTGAAAGTAGCTCACATCCCCAATGTGGAGATGCGTTACCTCTCGATGGGCATGAGCAATAGCTACCTCGTGGCCATTGAGGAGGGAGCCAACATGGTACGCATTGGCACATTGCTGTTCGGCGAACGAGAAGGCTAA
- a CDS encoding HAD family phosphatase, producing the protein MEPQALKGIIFDFGGVFTKTQQRKRILHHCEDQLGLARGTLEELIFAGEHWLAVSTGKISAEEYWQSIRAALGSTVPTVLEPFQYNPFAHEELNKRMVALARRLHRHYVIALLSNATPYLDVLLDEYGLGDIFDVVVNSARVGMRKPDAAIYLLTLERMGISAPQCAFVDDKERNTAVAEALGMKAFVFRSAAQLARELSKLECGS; encoded by the coding sequence ATGGAACCGCAAGCCTTAAAAGGGATTATCTTTGACTTTGGTGGGGTGTTTACCAAGACACAGCAACGTAAGCGCATTCTACATCATTGCGAAGATCAGTTGGGATTGGCTAGAGGTACATTAGAGGAGCTGATCTTTGCAGGCGAACATTGGTTAGCGGTATCAACGGGCAAGATCTCGGCCGAGGAATACTGGCAATCTATCCGTGCTGCACTTGGCAGTACAGTTCCCACCGTGCTCGAACCTTTCCAATACAACCCATTTGCTCACGAAGAACTGAACAAGCGCATGGTGGCTCTGGCGCGGAGGTTGCACCGGCACTATGTGATTGCCTTGCTCAGCAATGCAACTCCCTATCTCGATGTGCTTCTGGATGAGTATGGATTGGGGGACATTTTCGATGTCGTAGTGAACTCGGCCCGAGTGGGTATGCGCAAACCAGATGCAGCGATCTATCTTTTGACCTTGGAGAGGATGGGGATTTCAGCGCCGCAATGCGCGTTTGTGGATGATAAGGAGCGCAACACCGCAGTCGCCGAAGCATTGGGCATGAAGGCGTTCGTATTCCGTTCTGCGGCGCAGTTGGCACGAGAGTTGAGCAAGCTGGAATGTGGCAGTTGA
- the xth gene encoding exodeoxyribonuclease III has protein sequence MSQEILKVATFNVNSVRSRLDLVLGWLQRESPDALCMQETKVQDAEFPAEAFRGMGYYVIFRGQKGYAGVAIASKHEPLEVAYGLDDGKEPDEARLIRAVIRGIPIVNTYVPQGQSEDSPQFQYKLEWLARLRDWFDRHYSPQEPLVWVGDFNVAPEPIDVHDPKGLARHVDFHPEARAALQRVKEWGFVDVFRLHHPEPGQYTFWDYRVRGALERNIGWRVDHIWATKPLADKSIRAWIDVEARRAERPSDHTFLVAEFAL, from the coding sequence GTGTCTCAAGAAATATTAAAAGTTGCCACTTTTAATGTGAATTCTGTGCGCAGTAGACTGGATTTGGTGCTTGGCTGGTTGCAGAGGGAAAGCCCTGATGCGCTCTGTATGCAGGAGACCAAAGTGCAGGATGCTGAGTTTCCAGCGGAGGCTTTCCGGGGCATGGGTTACTATGTGATCTTTCGCGGCCAAAAGGGCTATGCAGGTGTCGCCATTGCCAGCAAGCACGAACCTCTAGAGGTGGCGTATGGCCTGGATGATGGCAAGGAACCCGATGAGGCGCGGTTGATCCGGGCGGTTATCCGTGGCATCCCCATCGTGAACACATATGTTCCACAAGGACAGTCCGAGGATTCGCCACAGTTCCAGTACAAGCTGGAATGGCTAGCGCGGCTACGCGACTGGTTTGATCGTCACTACTCACCGCAAGAGCCACTCGTGTGGGTGGGTGATTTTAACGTTGCTCCTGAGCCAATTGATGTCCATGATCCCAAAGGGCTGGCCAGACATGTGGACTTTCATCCAGAAGCGCGGGCAGCATTGCAGCGGGTCAAAGAGTGGGGTTTTGTGGATGTCTTCCGCTTGCACCATCCTGAGCCAGGGCAGTATACCTTCTGGGACTATCGCGTGCGCGGCGCCTTAGAGCGGAACATCGGCTGGCGCGTGGACCACATCTGGGCTACAAAACCGCTGGCGGACAAGTCCATCCGCGCCTGGATTGATGTCGAAGCACGACGGGCAGAGCGACCATCGGACCATACATTCCTAGTGGCTGAGTTTGCACTGTGA
- a CDS encoding radical SAM protein: MTETQLPTVVYGPVPSWRLGRSLGVDPVSTQHKTCSFDCIYCQLGRTIHPLTERRCFITVGVFRQQLATAKEVPIDTVTFSGMGEPTLASNLSELAETAREEIGGHPIAILTNASLIWREDVQRDLMHFDIVVAKLDAPTEDLFQAINRPVGQVRLAQILDGIHQFRQHFTGRLALQMMFVEANQAQARQMAELARTCHPDEVQLNTPLRPCPVRPLSVSEMAAIEAEFAGLSILNVYAAERPQVMPLDTQATRRRRPRETRRTGIKLP; the protein is encoded by the coding sequence GTGACGGAGACGCAACTCCCTACTGTGGTCTATGGGCCCGTGCCATCCTGGCGTCTGGGACGCTCGCTGGGCGTTGATCCCGTGTCCACACAGCACAAAACGTGCTCCTTTGATTGCATCTATTGCCAACTGGGACGTACCATTCATCCCTTGACCGAGCGACGTTGTTTTATCACGGTGGGTGTATTTCGTCAGCAACTGGCAACGGCCAAAGAGGTACCCATTGATACGGTGACCTTCTCTGGCATGGGCGAACCGACACTGGCAAGCAACCTGAGTGAACTGGCTGAGACTGCGCGTGAGGAAATAGGCGGCCATCCTATTGCGATCCTGACTAACGCTTCGCTCATCTGGCGTGAAGATGTGCAGCGCGACTTGATGCACTTTGACATCGTGGTGGCGAAACTGGATGCCCCAACGGAAGATCTTTTCCAGGCGATCAATCGCCCTGTGGGACAAGTGAGGCTGGCCCAGATTCTCGATGGCATCCACCAATTTCGTCAGCACTTTACTGGCAGGTTGGCTTTGCAGATGATGTTCGTAGAGGCAAACCAAGCCCAAGCTAGGCAGATGGCGGAACTCGCGCGCACTTGCCATCCCGACGAAGTGCAGCTCAACACGCCCTTGCGTCCTTGTCCCGTGCGCCCTTTGTCCGTGAGCGAAATGGCTGCCATTGAAGCCGAATTTGCCGGACTCTCAATCCTCAATGTCTATGCGGCTGAGCGTCCTCAGGTTATGCCTTTGGATACACAGGCCACACGCCGCAGACGACCACGCGAAACGCGTCGTACTGGGATTAAACTGCCATGA
- a CDS encoding helix-turn-helix transcriptional regulator produces MRRGRPWHGAEWGEPYPRRIRRFLEPCLLLLLHKRDAHGYELAEAVKPFGFDERNPVDASLIYRTLRWLERQGMVVSTWDTTSSAGPARRVYHLTEAGDRYLAAWMADLRETAHMLAAFLAEYDQHMAEEQGTHQKTESTS; encoded by the coding sequence ATGCGCAGAGGAAGGCCCTGGCATGGCGCCGAGTGGGGAGAACCCTATCCACGCCGAATTCGCCGCTTCTTAGAACCTTGTTTGCTCTTGTTACTGCACAAGCGAGATGCTCATGGGTACGAATTGGCTGAAGCGGTCAAACCTTTTGGCTTCGATGAAAGGAATCCGGTTGACGCCAGCCTCATTTACCGTACCTTGCGCTGGTTGGAAAGACAGGGCATGGTTGTTTCGACCTGGGATACAACTTCATCTGCAGGTCCGGCACGCCGCGTCTATCATCTGACCGAGGCTGGCGATCGCTACTTGGCAGCCTGGATGGCCGACCTGCGCGAAACAGCACACATGCTGGCTGCCTTCCTCGCCGAATACGACCAGCATATGGCCGAGGAGCAAGGAACACACCAGAAAACAGAATCTACATCATGA
- a CDS encoding flavin reductase, producing the protein MNPKALHKISYGMYVISSKNNGKFNGQIANTVIQTTSDPPMIAVCLNKQNLTHEFVQASKVFTVSVLSQETPMEFIGRFGFKSGREIDKFEGVNTQMGITGVPIVLDNAIAYLEAEVVDSVSAVTHTLFVGKVLAAEVLDENAEPMTYAYYHLVKRGKAPKTAPTYIKEEPKKEEAKPEAKAAKYECTVCGYIYDPEVGDPDSGIKPGTPFEDLPDDWICPVCGATKDQFKKVV; encoded by the coding sequence ATGAACCCCAAAGCTTTGCATAAAATCAGCTATGGAATGTACGTGATAAGTTCGAAGAACAATGGCAAATTCAATGGCCAAATTGCAAACACCGTTATTCAAACTACCTCTGATCCTCCCATGATTGCGGTATGTCTGAACAAGCAGAACCTCACCCACGAATTCGTCCAGGCAAGCAAGGTCTTTACGGTCTCCGTTCTCTCCCAAGAAACTCCCATGGAATTCATTGGACGCTTTGGTTTCAAGTCCGGACGCGAGATTGACAAATTCGAGGGAGTGAACACCCAAATGGGGATCACCGGCGTACCCATCGTTCTGGACAATGCCATAGCCTACTTGGAAGCAGAAGTCGTGGATTCGGTCAGCGCGGTAACACATACCCTCTTTGTGGGCAAAGTGCTTGCTGCAGAAGTTTTGGACGAGAATGCTGAACCAATGACCTATGCGTACTATCATCTGGTCAAGCGGGGCAAGGCTCCCAAGACAGCGCCAACATATATCAAAGAAGAGCCCAAAAAAGAAGAGGCTAAGCCCGAAGCGAAGGCAGCCAAGTACGAATGCACCGTTTGTGGCTATATTTATGACCCGGAAGTGGGTGACCCAGACTCTGGCATCAAACCAGGGACGCCTTTTGAGGACTTGCCAGATGATTGGATCTGCCCAGTCTGCGGCGCAACCAAAGACCAGTTCAAGAAAGTGGTCTGA
- a CDS encoding DUF362 domain-containing protein — protein MTKPKVAVLRTTPQAVLQDYQRLCELAGLKEALDSAATTILKDNISWHLLYPGSNTTPWQLEGTILALREAGFDDLVCVHNKTVVTIADLGDRYNKFGPVLSKYGIPKKYNFKPEDMSWIEYKPRAKMLVLDKVYPQGIYIPDFFMGKNIVHLPTVKTHSYTVTTGAMKNAFGGLLNVNRHYTHTWIHDTLVDLLAIQKEIHTGIFAIMDGTTAGSGAGPRTLIPYQKDVILASADQVAIDAVAAAMMGFEPLRIPYIARATEFGLGQGDPREIEVVGMPEVANERWGFKVGVNLGTGTGLLLWRTPLRVFQKLLFQTPVVNIFIFASEYYHDHFWYPLKGRKVVERWLNESPWGRLFQEYPAG, from the coding sequence ATGACTAAGCCAAAAGTAGCCGTTTTACGTACCACGCCGCAGGCGGTATTGCAGGATTACCAGCGCCTATGTGAACTGGCAGGCCTGAAAGAGGCATTGGACTCGGCAGCAACCACAATCCTCAAGGACAATATTAGTTGGCATTTGCTATACCCAGGTTCGAACACGACTCCTTGGCAATTGGAGGGCACCATCCTGGCACTACGCGAGGCTGGTTTTGATGACCTGGTGTGCGTGCACAACAAAACGGTTGTGACGATCGCCGACCTGGGGGATCGATACAATAAATTTGGGCCGGTGCTGTCCAAGTATGGAATCCCCAAGAAGTACAATTTCAAGCCAGAGGACATGTCCTGGATTGAGTACAAGCCCAGGGCAAAGATGCTTGTTCTGGATAAGGTCTATCCACAGGGTATCTATATCCCGGATTTCTTTATGGGCAAGAACATTGTCCACTTGCCGACGGTCAAGACTCACTCCTACACGGTTACCACTGGGGCAATGAAGAATGCCTTTGGCGGGTTGCTGAACGTAAACCGCCATTACACCCATACCTGGATTCACGACACTCTGGTAGATCTATTGGCCATTCAGAAGGAAATCCACACGGGCATCTTTGCGATTATGGACGGCACGACGGCGGGAAGTGGAGCTGGACCACGCACATTGATACCCTATCAGAAGGACGTGATATTGGCTTCAGCCGACCAAGTGGCGATTGATGCGGTGGCTGCAGCGATGATGGGATTCGAACCACTGCGGATACCGTACATTGCTCGTGCTACAGAGTTTGGTTTGGGCCAGGGCGACCCTCGTGAGATCGAGGTTGTGGGCATGCCCGAAGTAGCGAACGAGCGATGGGGTTTCAAGGTAGGAGTGAATCTGGGCACCGGCACCGGCTTGTTGCTATGGCGTACTCCGCTCAGGGTCTTCCAGAAATTGCTCTTCCAGACGCCCGTGGTCAATATTTTCATCTTTGCCAGCGAGTACTACCACGATCATTTCTGGTATCCGCTTAAGGGGCGCAAAGTGGTGGAGCGCTGGCTGAATGAAAGCCCATGGGGGAGGCTGTTTCAGGAGTATCCGGCGGGATAA
- a CDS encoding MBL fold metallo-hydrolase: MNGDPKTIAACLLASGLTTLILVHCTARPEYSTKPMPTALPTVMKPAEEMRLTIVYDNNAHDTRLRTSWGFACWVQYGETSLLFDTGGDASILLSNMNTLGLDPQDIDIVVLSHIHGDHTGGLMDLLATGARPQVYLPVSFPEQFKSSLRERVTVHEVAKAQEILPGIYTTGEIGTNIREQGLVVGTHQGLVVLTGCAHPGILAMVRQAQAIAGGEIYLVVGGFHLGSASVSTIREICAAFRQWGVKKIAPCHCTGEQAMRIFAIEFEDNYILCGVGQVIDLTP, translated from the coding sequence ATGAACGGCGATCCGAAAACGATTGCAGCGTGTTTGCTGGCCTCGGGGCTGACTACTTTGATCTTGGTGCACTGCACTGCACGGCCTGAGTATAGCACAAAGCCTATGCCCACTGCTTTGCCCACTGTAATGAAGCCCGCTGAGGAGATGAGACTGACCATTGTCTACGATAACAATGCCCATGACACACGCTTGCGTACATCATGGGGGTTTGCTTGCTGGGTGCAGTATGGCGAGACGAGTCTCCTTTTCGATACTGGTGGGGATGCTTCGATCCTACTCAGCAATATGAACACATTGGGCCTCGATCCGCAGGACATTGACATCGTAGTGCTCTCGCACATACACGGTGACCATACTGGCGGCTTAATGGACCTGTTAGCAACTGGCGCTCGTCCGCAAGTGTACCTCCCTGTTTCCTTCCCAGAGCAATTCAAATCCAGTCTACGAGAGCGAGTTACCGTACACGAAGTTGCCAAGGCTCAAGAGATTCTGCCTGGCATCTATACCACTGGAGAGATAGGTACAAACATACGTGAGCAAGGACTTGTCGTTGGGACACACCAAGGTCTTGTGGTGCTCACTGGCTGTGCGCATCCGGGCATCTTAGCAATGGTACGCCAAGCACAAGCCATTGCTGGTGGTGAAATATACCTCGTCGTAGGTGGTTTCCACCTTGGTAGTGCCAGCGTCAGCACAATCAGAGAAATCTGTGCTGCGTTTCGACAATGGGGTGTGAAGAAGATAGCTCCATGCCACTGCACAGGCGAACAAGCAATGCGCATCTTCGCCATTGAATTCGAGGATAACTACATACTCTGTGGTGTGGGACAGGTCATTGACCTCACGCCATAG
- the glmS gene encoding glutamine--fructose-6-phosphate transaminase (isomerizing) has translation MCGIVGYIGAREAPPIVLQGLRRLEYRGYDSAGLAALQDGQLVLRRSVGKIENLAALLVQQPIHGHVGIGHTRWATHGGVTEANTHPHTDCKGEIVVIQNGIVENYRELKELLLAEGHIFRSQTDTEVIVHLIEKYRDENGDLAAAVRLALSQLKGASAIVVLSALEPHKLLAARLGNAGGIVVGYGRDEMFVASDMPAILEHTQKVSFLEHKELAVITPDSAQFFTLSGEPLKKDIHIIPWDPVSVAKEGYKHFMLKEIEEQARSITDVIRGRLNLDAGKVHLEGLQTFSTEQLQDIRRILAVACGTAWHAALISKFLIEKLAHIPVEVDYSSEFRYREPLLNPQGDVLLVISQSGETVDTLAAMEEARNKGIRCISIVNVVGSQAARLADGVIYLNAGPEIGVASTKAFTSMLVAAYLLGLYLGQERGTLDKPQREKLLQDLIELPGLVGKVLARSNDYETLAQRYFKRRDFLYLGRGINYPIALEGALKLKEISYIHAEGYPAGEMKHGPIALIDENMPVVAIAVRDNVRDKMLSNIEQVRARGGIVIAIATEGDQEIAEKANHTIFVPEASPFLTPVLTVIPLQLLAYHIAIRLGCDVDQPRNLAKSVTVE, from the coding sequence ATGTGTGGCATCGTTGGTTATATCGGAGCTCGTGAGGCACCCCCTATTGTCCTGCAAGGTCTGCGCCGCTTGGAGTACCGTGGCTACGATTCTGCTGGGCTTGCCGCGTTGCAAGATGGCCAATTGGTTCTGCGGCGAAGCGTTGGAAAAATAGAAAATCTGGCAGCGCTCCTTGTCCAGCAGCCCATTCACGGGCACGTTGGGATAGGGCATACGCGTTGGGCCACCCACGGCGGTGTGACTGAAGCCAATACCCATCCCCATACGGATTGCAAGGGGGAAATAGTCGTTATCCAGAACGGCATTGTGGAGAATTACCGCGAGCTGAAGGAACTTCTGTTGGCCGAAGGGCATATCTTCCGCTCGCAGACGGACACCGAAGTTATCGTTCACCTCATTGAGAAGTATCGGGATGAGAACGGCGATCTAGCCGCTGCCGTACGTTTGGCACTGAGCCAATTGAAGGGTGCTAGCGCTATCGTAGTCCTCAGCGCACTGGAGCCCCACAAACTCCTGGCGGCGAGGTTGGGAAACGCTGGTGGCATTGTCGTAGGTTACGGTCGAGATGAAATGTTCGTCGCTTCGGACATGCCAGCCATCCTGGAACACACGCAAAAAGTCAGTTTCTTGGAGCATAAGGAGCTAGCCGTGATCACTCCTGACAGCGCGCAGTTTTTCACTTTATCTGGTGAGCCATTGAAGAAAGACATTCACATTATCCCCTGGGATCCGGTATCAGTGGCCAAAGAAGGCTACAAGCACTTTATGCTCAAGGAGATCGAAGAACAGGCCCGCTCCATCACCGACGTCATTCGCGGGCGATTGAATTTGGATGCAGGGAAAGTGCACCTGGAAGGATTGCAAACTTTCTCCACGGAGCAATTGCAAGACATCCGCCGTATTCTTGCCGTTGCTTGTGGCACCGCCTGGCATGCTGCACTAATCTCCAAGTTCCTCATTGAGAAGCTTGCCCATATCCCTGTGGAGGTGGATTACAGTTCTGAGTTTCGCTATCGTGAACCCCTCCTGAATCCACAAGGGGATGTGCTGCTCGTTATCAGTCAGTCCGGTGAGACCGTAGACACATTGGCGGCGATGGAAGAAGCTCGCAACAAGGGCATACGCTGTATCAGTATCGTCAACGTGGTAGGCAGCCAAGCAGCTCGCCTGGCCGATGGGGTGATTTACCTCAATGCCGGGCCGGAGATCGGAGTGGCTTCGACCAAAGCTTTCACCTCTATGCTTGTAGCGGCCTATCTATTGGGTCTCTATCTGGGCCAGGAACGTGGCACTCTGGACAAGCCACAAAGGGAAAAATTGCTGCAAGATCTGATCGAGTTGCCTGGTCTAGTGGGCAAAGTGTTGGCAAGGAGTAATGACTACGAAACACTAGCCCAGCGCTATTTCAAGCGCCGCGACTTTCTGTACTTGGGACGTGGCATCAATTATCCCATAGCGCTGGAGGGTGCACTGAAGCTAAAAGAGATCTCATACATACATGCCGAGGGCTATCCTGCTGGCGAGATGAAACACGGGCCTATTGCACTGATTGACGAAAACATGCCTGTAGTCGCTATTGCGGTGCGTGACAATGTGCGTGACAAGATGCTGAGCAATATCGAACAGGTACGCGCGCGTGGAGGGATTGTTATTGCCATCGCGACCGAGGGAGACCAGGAGATCGCAGAAAAAGCCAACCACACTATTTTTGTCCCTGAAGCGTCCCCCTTCCTCACGCCAGTGCTGACCGTTATTCCATTGCAGCTACTGGCCTATCACATCGCGATAAGATTAGGTTGTGATGTAGACCAGCCGCGCAATCTGGCCAAGTCGGTCACAGTAGAGTAG
- a CDS encoding Mrp/NBP35 family ATP-binding protein: MVTEEEVRNALKNVMDPELGRSIVDLGMVREIRIGDGQVDIVLALTTMGCPLKERIANDIKTAIRGLDGALITNVHLTEMTVEERAKAFGEPERRRPLAEAFNDVNHVIAVMSGKGGVGKSSVAALLAIALRKKGARVGLLDADITGPSIPRMFGLHNPPKMSPFGMVPVVSSTGIKVISINLLLSNEDVAIVWRGPLISGAIQQFWGDVLWEHLDTLVIDLPPGTSDATLTVMQSIPLSGVLLVTSPQDLAGMIVRKAARMAQTLNIPIIGLVENMSYVQCPACGQKIEIFGPSQAEETARALAIPLLGQIPLDPELALRCDNGQVELYTGDVFDPIAARVVELVPDVKSKPLFS, from the coding sequence ATGGTAACAGAAGAAGAAGTTCGCAACGCATTGAAGAACGTGATGGATCCTGAACTAGGGCGCAGCATCGTGGATTTGGGCATGGTGCGCGAAATCCGTATTGGCGATGGACAAGTGGATATCGTCCTGGCTCTCACCACGATGGGCTGTCCGCTAAAGGAAAGGATCGCCAACGACATCAAAACGGCTATTCGCGGTCTGGATGGAGCATTGATTACGAATGTGCATTTGACAGAGATGACCGTAGAGGAACGTGCCAAGGCTTTTGGCGAGCCTGAGAGAAGGCGCCCCTTGGCAGAGGCGTTCAATGACGTGAACCACGTCATTGCGGTGATGAGTGGCAAAGGTGGGGTAGGAAAATCCTCCGTAGCCGCATTGCTAGCTATTGCTTTACGCAAGAAGGGAGCGCGTGTGGGCTTGCTGGATGCAGACATCACCGGCCCCAGTATCCCGCGCATGTTCGGGCTGCACAATCCACCGAAAATGAGCCCCTTTGGCATGGTGCCTGTGGTAAGCTCCACCGGTATCAAGGTCATATCCATCAACCTATTGTTGAGCAATGAAGATGTGGCTATAGTCTGGCGCGGCCCATTGATCAGTGGCGCTATTCAGCAATTCTGGGGTGATGTACTTTGGGAGCACTTGGATACGCTGGTTATTGACCTGCCCCCGGGAACTTCAGATGCCACGCTCACCGTGATGCAATCCATACCTCTCAGTGGGGTCTTGTTGGTTACGTCTCCACAGGACCTAGCCGGCATGATCGTGCGCAAAGCCGCGCGTATGGCTCAGACCTTGAATATCCCTATCATTGGTCTGGTAGAGAACATGAGTTATGTACAGTGCCCTGCTTGTGGGCAAAAGATCGAGATCTTTGGCCCCAGCCAGGCCGAGGAGACAGCACGCGCCTTAGCTATACCATTGCTTGGCCAGATTCCACTTGATCCAGAATTAGCCCTTCGCTGTGACAACGGCCAAGTGGAACTTTACACAGGCGATGTATTTGACCCCATCGCCGCTCGCGTTGTTGAGCTGGTGCCAGACGTCAAGAGCAAGCCGCTGTTCTCATAA
- a CDS encoding CoA-binding protein, producing the protein MEELIQDFINQRVWAVVGVSTDPNKFGNKIFRNLRDAGYTVYGVNSRGGYLEGQPLYRSLADLPERPVVVDVVVPPQVTEQVVQQCADLGITRVWMQPGAESEKAIEFCRQHGIKVVYGTCAMIRRRTWD; encoded by the coding sequence ATGGAAGAACTGATTCAAGATTTTATCAACCAACGTGTGTGGGCAGTGGTAGGTGTATCCACTGATCCAAACAAGTTTGGCAACAAGATCTTTCGCAATCTGCGCGACGCGGGTTACACCGTATATGGCGTGAACTCGCGTGGCGGCTATCTGGAAGGACAACCACTCTACCGCAGCCTTGCTGACCTGCCAGAGCGCCCTGTAGTCGTAGACGTTGTCGTTCCACCACAGGTAACGGAACAGGTCGTGCAGCAGTGTGCAGACCTGGGTATCACTCGGGTATGGATGCAGCCTGGCGCGGAGTCCGAAAAGGCGATAGAATTCTGCAGACAACATGGCATTAAGGTAGTGTACGGTACCTGCGCCATGATCAGAAGGCGAACATGGGATTGA
- a CDS encoding MBL fold metallo-hydrolase, whose product MVDNSVQAGSRFWGEHGLSFLIKTEGKRLLFDTGQSGRVLLHNLQVAAIEPHSISALALSHAHYDHTGGLRVLQKTGGIPLYAHSDLFRERFSRREDKLECIGLSIKHEELSRYADLHLSDKPQQILPGVYTTGEITLRPEVEGRSARHLVRDGDRFIADPYRDDMSLVLEVSQGLVVLCGCCHAGLLNTLQHVRDNFDGAIAAVVGGMHLESMKDEQLRHLVEVLRTYGTPRFYPNHCTGQAAYVALATTFGPHVAPCPAGTVLTF is encoded by the coding sequence TTGGTTGACAATTCTGTTCAGGCTGGTTCTCGTTTTTGGGGCGAACATGGACTTTCGTTTTTGATAAAGACTGAGGGGAAACGTCTGCTCTTCGATACTGGGCAAAGCGGCAGGGTGCTACTACACAACCTGCAAGTTGCAGCAATTGAACCGCACAGCATCAGTGCATTGGCCCTCAGCCATGCCCACTACGACCACACTGGCGGGCTGAGGGTATTGCAAAAGACGGGCGGGATACCCTTGTACGCGCATTCAGACCTCTTCCGCGAACGCTTTTCACGGCGTGAGGACAAGTTGGAGTGCATTGGCCTTTCCATAAAGCACGAAGAACTATCGCGCTACGCGGATTTGCATTTGAGCGATAAGCCGCAACAAATCCTGCCCGGCGTATACACCACGGGGGAAATCACCCTCCGCCCAGAAGTAGAAGGACGCAGTGCCCGCCATCTGGTGCGAGATGGTGATCGCTTCATTGCCGATCCTTATCGGGATGACATGTCCCTCGTGTTAGAAGTCAGCCAAGGTCTGGTGGTGCTGTGTGGCTGTTGCCACGCCGGATTGCTGAATACGCTGCAACACGTGCGCGATAATTTTGATGGGGCAATTGCTGCCGTGGTTGGAGGCATGCATCTGGAAAGCATGAAGGATGAACAACTCCGTCATCTAGTCGAGGTTCTGCGCACCTATGGTACGCCACGCTTTTATCCTAATCACTGTACAGGACAGGCTGCGTACGTAGCACTGGCTACTACCTTCGGCCCCCATGTAGCACCTTGCCCAGCCGGCACTGTACTCACCTTCTAA
- a CDS encoding CooT family nickel-binding protein — MCQANVYLLRNGQKEEVMREATFLEVTDDGVRVATFFEEPRFIPAKVVTIDFLKHIVTLVPYTKGQT, encoded by the coding sequence TTGTGCCAGGCAAACGTGTATCTGCTCCGAAACGGACAGAAAGAAGAGGTCATGCGCGAAGCCACTTTCCTGGAAGTGACCGATGACGGTGTGCGTGTGGCTACATTCTTCGAGGAGCCGCGCTTCATACCAGCCAAAGTGGTAACCATTGACTTCTTGAAACATATTGTAACCTTGGTGCCATACACGAAAGGGCAGACATGA